A single genomic interval of Alteromonas sp. BL110 harbors:
- a CDS encoding substrate-binding domain-containing protein yields MKKWILAAGLCCNVAIADVAVIVHPSNGDSLDKDSISRLFLNKAKAFPSGTKAEPVALAEGQSATDEFNGKVLNKTAAQLTAFWSKLVFTGKGQPPKALGSDADVISTVASNPGAIGYVDAGAVNDSVRVVATF; encoded by the coding sequence ATGAAAAAATGGATACTTGCAGCCGGACTATGCTGTAACGTCGCGATCGCTGACGTGGCAGTCATCGTGCATCCTAGCAATGGCGATTCACTAGATAAAGACAGCATTAGCCGACTTTTCTTAAACAAGGCCAAAGCATTTCCTAGCGGTACAAAAGCAGAGCCTGTTGCGTTAGCTGAAGGTCAATCTGCCACAGACGAATTTAACGGTAAGGTACTAAACAAAACCGCAGCTCAACTTACTGCGTTTTGGTCGAAACTTGTTTTTACGGGTAAAGGTCAGCCTCCTAAGGCGTTGGGTAGTGACGCAGATGTTATATCTACAGTTGCAAGTAATCCTGGCGCTATTGGTTATGTCGACGCTGGCGCCGTTAATGACAGCGTACGTGTTGTCGCTACCTTCTAA
- a CDS encoding NUDIX hydrolase: protein MVILFRLSAIFAVLTLFACSQSAPSTPMCRVSDALLSKNVNGQINAKISPVGAACLIKTNERVLLIKHRLSGKLDFPGGGLVEGESLACTAHRETWEETGFNVEVKEYLSTTVNGLVIFGCHTDAGIEKLPNTFEAPSWAKIEVVSLVKVDPFLLDHDALRYADDLIPLRDGYTQFVIKQH from the coding sequence ATGGTCATCTTATTTCGCTTATCAGCTATATTCGCTGTTTTAACGCTTTTCGCATGTTCACAGTCAGCGCCTAGTACCCCAATGTGCCGTGTTTCAGATGCACTGTTATCTAAGAATGTTAACGGTCAGATAAACGCTAAAATTTCGCCTGTTGGCGCGGCCTGTTTAATAAAAACCAATGAGAGAGTGTTGCTAATCAAACACCGCCTGTCTGGCAAATTAGACTTCCCCGGTGGAGGGCTAGTTGAAGGTGAATCACTTGCCTGCACCGCCCATCGAGAGACATGGGAGGAAACGGGTTTTAACGTTGAAGTGAAGGAATATTTATCGACCACGGTCAATGGCCTAGTCATATTTGGCTGTCATACAGACGCAGGCATTGAAAAACTTCCGAACACTTTCGAGGCGCCTTCGTGGGCCAAGATAGAAGTTGTCAGCCTCGTTAAAGTTGACCCATTTTTGCTCGACCATGATGCGCTACGTTATGCCGACGATCTTATTCCCTTGCGCGATGGCTACACCCAATTCGTTATAAAGCAGCACTGA
- a CDS encoding mandelate racemase/muconate lactonizing enzyme family protein: protein MKVTKVEIFDIECPKRPQWNPVFVRVYTDEGITGVGEAGLAYDWGHSAAAHMIKEISEAMLIGFNPFHTELLWSRMLREGFWGLGGGPVIYAAMSAIDTALWDIKGKALGLPVYELLGGKTNGKLRSYASQLQFDWDKEVTKLNDPADYARATEKALKDGYDAVKVDPIVYDKDGNTHFDRTKLFTKPELKLFKARLQAIRDTMGEDGDIIFECHSLLGASTAIQLGGIVEEIGCLYYEEPVNYLNSKLHDKVAKNVNVPIAGGERLYHRWDVRPYLEDQSIDVLQPDVGLCGGFTEAKKVCDYADIYDVRVQAHVCGGPVATAASLHLETAIPNFLIHEHHTYAIKDWNRELCIQDPQPVNGFIEAPDAPGIGIDLNDEVVYRSPHMTVTELK, encoded by the coding sequence ATGAAAGTCACCAAAGTAGAAATTTTCGATATCGAATGCCCTAAACGCCCACAGTGGAACCCTGTATTCGTGCGTGTTTACACCGATGAAGGCATTACTGGCGTAGGTGAAGCAGGGCTTGCTTATGACTGGGGTCACAGCGCCGCCGCGCATATGATTAAAGAGATTTCCGAGGCGATGCTGATTGGCTTTAATCCTTTTCACACTGAACTGCTTTGGTCGAGAATGCTACGCGAGGGCTTTTGGGGACTAGGCGGCGGCCCGGTAATTTATGCCGCGATGAGCGCGATTGATACTGCTCTTTGGGACATCAAAGGTAAGGCGCTTGGTTTGCCTGTATATGAATTGCTTGGTGGTAAAACGAATGGCAAACTTCGTAGCTACGCTAGTCAGCTGCAGTTTGACTGGGATAAAGAAGTAACCAAGCTTAATGACCCCGCAGATTATGCTCGCGCCACTGAAAAAGCCCTGAAAGACGGTTACGATGCGGTGAAAGTTGACCCCATCGTTTACGATAAAGACGGTAACACTCACTTTGACAGAACGAAGCTGTTTACTAAACCCGAGCTTAAACTTTTCAAAGCTCGCCTTCAGGCGATTAGAGACACCATGGGCGAAGATGGCGACATCATCTTTGAATGTCACAGTTTGTTAGGTGCGTCAACGGCCATTCAACTGGGTGGTATTGTTGAAGAAATTGGCTGCTTGTATTACGAAGAACCGGTTAATTATCTCAACTCTAAGCTTCACGATAAAGTGGCGAAGAACGTCAATGTGCCTATTGCGGGCGGTGAACGCTTGTACCATCGCTGGGATGTACGCCCTTACCTTGAAGACCAATCAATTGATGTACTTCAACCTGATGTTGGCCTTTGTGGTGGTTTCACCGAAGCGAAAAAGGTATGTGACTATGCTGACATTTACGATGTACGCGTTCAGGCACACGTTTGCGGAGGTCCAGTTGCGACAGCGGCAAGCCTACATCTAGAAACGGCCATTCCAAACTTCCTAATTCACGAGCACCACACCTACGCCATTAAAGACTGGAACCGTGAACTTTGTATTCAAGATCCTCAGCCTGTAAACGGCTTTATTGAAGCACCTGACGCGCCGGGAATTGGTATCGACCTAAACGATGAGGTGGTTTACCGCTCGCCACACATGACGGTAACTGAGCTTAAATAG
- a CDS encoding amidohydrolase family protein, whose translation MVQHSQTWVDPHIHLFALDEGQYNWLKPTNAPFWADKKSIAKNTTEAMLHRASLGQLCGFVHIEAGYDNSRPWREIAFLERHCTLPFRSVGCIDLAANSVGSHIDKLALYPSVRGLRHILDNDAETLLRAPKVKWALSHMASRGLSFEAQLNIANSNAVSALLNVLEQNPALKVAIDHAAIAPIDINSFAFKTWRQNIRVLSETGQVAFKFSGLEMQERSWRWQRAYYIFENLLNIVGTNQIMLASNFPLCQWRMPYAALWHGFSDMVAPLSEVQKVALLSRNAKQWYNIA comes from the coding sequence ATGGTTCAGCATTCACAAACGTGGGTAGACCCTCATATCCATCTTTTTGCTTTGGATGAAGGTCAGTACAATTGGCTAAAACCCACTAATGCGCCTTTTTGGGCTGATAAGAAAAGTATTGCTAAAAATACCACAGAGGCGATGCTTCATCGCGCTTCTCTAGGTCAGCTTTGTGGGTTTGTTCATATTGAAGCTGGCTACGATAACAGTAGACCGTGGCGAGAAATTGCCTTTCTAGAGCGTCATTGTACGCTGCCATTTCGCTCCGTTGGTTGCATAGATTTAGCTGCAAATAGCGTTGGCAGTCATATCGATAAGCTAGCGCTTTACCCCTCAGTACGCGGGCTTCGCCATATCTTAGATAACGACGCTGAAACCCTTCTACGCGCTCCTAAAGTAAAGTGGGCGCTTAGTCATATGGCTTCTAGAGGCTTGTCTTTTGAGGCGCAGCTAAATATTGCAAATAGCAATGCCGTGAGTGCATTACTTAACGTATTAGAACAAAACCCAGCTTTGAAAGTAGCGATTGATCACGCTGCTATTGCGCCAATTGATATAAATAGCTTTGCGTTTAAAACGTGGCGACAAAATATTCGAGTCTTGAGTGAAACCGGGCAGGTTGCATTTAAGTTTTCGGGGTTAGAAATGCAGGAGCGCAGCTGGCGGTGGCAGCGGGCTTACTATATTTTTGAAAACTTGTTGAACATAGTTGGCACAAATCAAATTATGCTTGCTAGCAACTTCCCGCTGTGCCAGTGGCGAATGCCTTATGCTGCACTTTGGCATGGATTCTCAGATATGGTAGCGCCGCTTTCCGAGGTTCAAAAAGTGGCGCTGTTGTCTAGAAACGCTAAGCAATGGTACAACATTGCTTAA
- a CDS encoding efflux RND transporter permease subunit, with product MLLSDVSVKRPVFATVLNLLLIIFGIVAFSMLSLREYPDIDPPIVSVNTNYTGASANIVETRITQLLEDRISGIEGIKNVTSTSRNGRSDITIEFKLSRDIDAAANDVRERVSRALNNLPDQADPPEVSKANSDESAVVWYNLRSTNLNTMELTDYAERVLVDRLSIVDGVARIQIGGGRRYAMKVFLDRNAMAARGITVSDVEQVIRAENVELPAGEVESNDRDFEVRVARTFLTPDDFAALTVAVGDNGYLVRLGEIAHVELTAEDDETEFRGDGVNMIGLGIIKQSKANTLEVARAAKAQIERIEATLPDNIFIVPSYDSSVFIEASIDEVYETLGIAMLMVVIVIYLFLGNIRATLIPAVTVPVSIIAAFIVMYALGFSINLLTLLAMVLAIGLVVDDAIVVLENIYRRIEMGEPPILAAYRGAKEVGFAVIATTLVLISVFVPLVFLEGNIGRLFTEFALAIAAAVAFSSFTALTLSPMMASKILKKRPRSSGFGSWMDKRFSKLETRYFNTLGKTLHQPFLMLLMLVIAVVALVQLSEKIPSEFVPKEDRGNFFILMNAQEGASFESNARNLEQIESILMPYRESGKINRLLVRTPGFGGNAGIAIVGSADWDERDFSTFSLMDEISGKLNSVPDVRAFAIMRSGISGGGLGRPVQFVLQGDTYENLVEWRDIVLKKAAQNLGLIRLDSDYKETSPQLLVNINRDRAADLGVSISDIGGTLEVMLGQRTVSTFLDRGEEYDVIMEGIEEDFRSPNSIENLYVRSSRTGELIPMDNLLTFEEQATSAQLNRYNRMRAVTISANLAEGYTLGEALAYLENIVATELPDNVSIDYKGESQLYQEAGNSFVYVFMLALAVTYLILAAQFESWVHPLVIMLTVPLALVGAYIGLFFSDMTINIYSQIGLVMLIGLAAKNGILIVEFANQLRDAGMEFELALKRAAAQRLRPIVMTGFTTVFSSLPLVLASGPGAESRMVIGMVIFSGVLVSAFMTLYVVPTAYSWLARNTGSPMQRTNEIEALEKAIPYKKGES from the coding sequence ATGCTATTGTCAGACGTTTCTGTAAAGCGCCCGGTTTTTGCAACCGTACTCAATTTACTACTGATTATTTTTGGTATTGTCGCATTCTCTATGTTGAGTTTACGGGAATATCCCGATATAGACCCACCTATAGTATCGGTTAATACAAACTACACTGGGGCTTCAGCGAATATAGTCGAGACCCGAATTACCCAGCTTTTAGAAGACAGAATTTCGGGTATTGAAGGTATAAAGAACGTAACTTCCACGTCTCGTAATGGTCGCTCAGACATCACTATCGAGTTTAAACTTTCCAGAGATATTGATGCGGCAGCCAACGATGTGCGCGAGCGAGTCAGCCGAGCTTTGAATAACTTGCCCGACCAAGCCGATCCACCTGAAGTGTCTAAAGCGAACTCAGATGAAAGCGCCGTAGTGTGGTACAACTTACGAAGCACTAACCTCAATACCATGGAGCTGACCGACTACGCAGAGCGTGTACTGGTTGACAGGCTATCCATTGTGGATGGTGTGGCTAGAATTCAAATTGGTGGTGGTAGACGCTACGCCATGAAAGTGTTTTTAGACCGCAATGCCATGGCGGCTAGAGGCATAACAGTTAGTGATGTAGAGCAGGTGATCCGTGCCGAAAATGTTGAGTTGCCTGCCGGTGAAGTAGAAAGTAATGATCGTGACTTTGAAGTAAGGGTAGCGCGCACTTTCCTAACGCCGGATGATTTTGCAGCCCTAACCGTTGCAGTAGGGGATAACGGCTATCTTGTACGCCTAGGTGAAATAGCCCACGTTGAACTAACCGCTGAGGATGATGAAACAGAGTTTCGTGGTGATGGCGTCAATATGATAGGTCTTGGCATTATCAAGCAGTCTAAAGCCAATACTCTCGAAGTAGCCCGGGCAGCTAAAGCGCAGATAGAAAGAATAGAAGCGACCCTTCCAGATAACATTTTTATTGTACCAAGCTACGACTCATCAGTTTTCATTGAGGCGTCGATTGACGAGGTATATGAGACTTTGGGGATCGCAATGCTGATGGTGGTGATAGTAATATACCTTTTCCTAGGTAATATTCGCGCCACCTTGATTCCTGCGGTTACCGTTCCCGTTTCTATTATTGCGGCTTTTATCGTGATGTATGCGCTGGGCTTTTCGATAAACCTGCTTACCTTGCTTGCTATGGTGTTAGCGATTGGTCTTGTGGTAGATGACGCTATTGTTGTACTTGAAAACATCTATCGACGCATTGAGATGGGCGAACCGCCTATTTTAGCTGCCTATCGCGGCGCAAAAGAGGTCGGGTTTGCCGTGATTGCGACCACACTTGTACTTATTTCAGTGTTCGTTCCTTTGGTCTTCCTTGAAGGGAATATTGGCAGGCTGTTCACCGAATTTGCGTTAGCTATTGCTGCAGCCGTGGCATTTTCTAGTTTTACTGCGCTTACTTTGTCACCCATGATGGCGTCGAAAATACTTAAAAAACGCCCACGTTCATCAGGCTTTGGAAGCTGGATGGATAAGCGATTTTCAAAGCTCGAAACCCGTTACTTCAATACGTTGGGTAAAACCTTACACCAACCTTTTCTTATGCTGCTAATGCTTGTTATTGCGGTTGTTGCGTTAGTTCAGCTATCAGAGAAGATTCCAAGCGAGTTCGTTCCTAAAGAAGATAGAGGTAACTTTTTCATCTTAATGAACGCTCAAGAAGGGGCGAGCTTTGAAAGTAACGCAAGGAATCTAGAGCAAATAGAAAGCATATTAATGCCCTATCGTGAGAGCGGTAAAATTAATCGTCTTTTGGTGAGAACACCTGGTTTCGGCGGAAATGCGGGGATTGCGATCGTCGGTTCTGCAGATTGGGACGAACGTGATTTCAGCACATTTTCACTCATGGATGAAATCAGCGGCAAGCTTAACAGCGTGCCCGATGTTCGCGCGTTTGCAATTATGCGAAGCGGTATATCAGGAGGCGGGCTCGGACGCCCAGTTCAGTTTGTCTTACAGGGTGACACTTATGAGAACCTCGTAGAATGGCGCGACATAGTGTTAAAAAAAGCAGCGCAAAACCTGGGATTAATTCGGCTAGACTCTGATTATAAAGAGACGTCACCACAGCTGTTAGTTAATATTAATCGCGACAGAGCGGCTGACCTAGGTGTATCAATTAGCGATATTGGCGGCACATTGGAGGTTATGCTAGGTCAGCGTACGGTGTCTACTTTCCTTGATAGAGGTGAGGAATACGATGTCATCATGGAAGGCATCGAAGAAGACTTCAGAAGCCCTAACAGTATTGAAAATTTATACGTGCGTTCGTCACGTACGGGTGAGCTTATTCCTATGGATAACTTACTAACGTTTGAGGAGCAAGCAACATCTGCGCAGCTTAATCGTTATAACAGAATGCGAGCTGTAACCATATCGGCGAACTTGGCAGAGGGTTATACTCTTGGTGAGGCACTCGCCTATTTAGAAAATATTGTGGCTACTGAACTGCCCGATAACGTATCTATAGATTACAAAGGTGAGTCACAGCTTTATCAAGAAGCGGGCAACTCATTTGTTTATGTCTTTATGCTAGCGCTTGCGGTCACTTACTTAATATTGGCCGCGCAGTTTGAAAGTTGGGTGCATCCTTTAGTGATAATGCTTACTGTGCCTTTAGCCCTCGTCGGGGCATACATCGGGCTGTTTTTCAGTGATATGACGATTAATATCTACAGCCAAATTGGTTTGGTGATGCTTATCGGGCTTGCCGCTAAAAATGGTATCTTGATAGTAGAATTCGCTAATCAGCTTCGTGATGCGGGTATGGAGTTTGAACTCGCACTTAAGCGTGCTGCCGCACAGCGCTTGCGCCCTATCGTTATGACAGGTTTTACCACCGTGTTTAGTTCTTTGCCTTTGGTACTTGCATCAGGGCCTGGCGCTGAGAGCCGTATGGTAATTGGTATGGTTATTTTCTCAGGCGTACTTGTTTCGGCATTTATGACCCTTTATGTTGTACCCACAGCGTATAGTTGGCTAGCAAGAAATACTGGCTCTCCAATGCAGCGAACCAACGAAATCGAAGCGCTAGAAAAAGCGATTCCTTACAAGAAAGGTGAGTCGTAG
- a CDS encoding efflux RND transporter periplasmic adaptor subunit — protein MSSRLSLSPLLLGVVLLAGVVAYLNVPQEESKANAAARATPVNTAVVSSQAFPITIESLGTATANESVNITAQVTDTVKTINFDDGDKVVEGELLVQLNNTEERARVEELKANIDEAKRQFTRIADLRQSNATSEQLLDEQQARVKALQAQLDVALAQLNDLQVRAPFNGLLGNREISIGSLIQPGDTITTLDDISQIKVDFSIAENHLASVAKGQLVSASSVAYPGEEFTGKITNIDTRLDPISRSIRVRATIDNQDSRLRPGMLLTVVVEKRVLSALVLPEKALVPVQDKQFVYVVKDNVAHQTEVEIGERRPGQVQIVSGLSEGDEVITEGTLRVRDQSPVNVLNR, from the coding sequence ATGTCTTCACGATTATCGTTATCGCCCTTATTACTTGGCGTGGTGTTGCTTGCTGGTGTTGTGGCATATTTGAATGTGCCTCAGGAAGAAAGTAAAGCAAACGCTGCCGCTAGAGCCACACCAGTAAATACAGCAGTAGTTTCGTCACAGGCATTTCCTATCACTATCGAGTCGCTCGGCACAGCTACTGCGAACGAGTCGGTGAATATTACGGCGCAAGTTACCGATACGGTAAAAACAATAAATTTCGATGATGGCGATAAAGTCGTTGAGGGCGAGCTTTTGGTGCAGCTTAACAACACTGAAGAGCGCGCCAGAGTGGAAGAACTCAAAGCGAACATTGATGAAGCAAAACGCCAGTTTACCCGCATAGCCGATTTACGTCAGTCAAATGCTACCTCTGAGCAGCTTCTCGATGAACAACAGGCCCGAGTAAAAGCGTTACAGGCCCAGTTAGATGTCGCGTTAGCACAGCTCAATGATCTACAAGTTCGCGCGCCATTTAACGGGCTTTTGGGTAACCGCGAAATCAGTATTGGTTCACTTATCCAGCCAGGCGATACCATCACCACGTTAGATGATATTAGCCAAATCAAAGTTGATTTTAGTATCGCTGAAAACCACCTTGCCAGCGTGGCTAAAGGGCAATTGGTAAGTGCGTCATCAGTCGCTTATCCTGGAGAAGAGTTTACAGGAAAAATCACTAATATTGATACGCGCTTGGACCCCATTAGCCGCTCTATTCGCGTGCGCGCAACTATTGACAACCAAGACAGTCGTCTACGCCCAGGTATGCTGCTGACCGTCGTGGTAGAAAAACGTGTACTTAGTGCTTTAGTCTTGCCAGAAAAGGCACTGGTGCCAGTGCAAGACAAACAGTTTGTTTATGTAGTTAAAGATAATGTAGCACATCAAACCGAAGTGGAAATTGGTGAGCGTCGTCCAGGGCAAGTGCAAATTGTCAGCGGTTTAAGTGAAGGAGATGAAGTAATAACCGAAGGTACACTTCGCGTACGTGACCAATCTCCGGTTAATGTATTAAACCGCTAG
- a CDS encoding topoisomerase IV — protein sequence MKTKLAILSMAGLLATPVLADIQINGFANLIGGMTLDDDESVYGYDSDFNFDPASVFGLQVRGDVSDKLSATAQLVGRGSEDYDADFEWAYMTYMLNNNVNISAGRLRMPLFKYSASLDIGYSYHWLTPPDAIYGIDFNNIDGVRVDYTNYSGDWEYGAQLTMGRVETDTTISGTPAALDLKNVVAVSFEATRDWFSARTLLARGTTSAANEDFDSFIDGMSAFGAVIPNASAAAEGFSVNDDTGTFFEVAVDIDKYDWFVGAEFTQTEVDGSVIADNKAWYVTAGMRFGKFTPHITYEVEEADNGTQLGLVAALPSTISTGDAVTDATWASIYQGAAGIAAQQELDVSAVTVGLRYDVEPGFALKTDVTWYSDDLNDLNDATLLKVGVNYTF from the coding sequence ATGAAAACCAAATTAGCTATCTTATCTATGGCTGGCCTTTTGGCTACACCAGTACTTGCCGACATTCAAATTAACGGCTTTGCAAACCTTATCGGCGGAATGACACTAGACGATGACGAGTCAGTGTACGGCTACGACAGTGATTTTAACTTCGACCCAGCCAGTGTGTTTGGTCTGCAAGTTCGCGGTGACGTTAGCGATAAGCTTTCTGCTACAGCACAGTTAGTTGGCCGCGGTAGTGAAGACTACGACGCCGATTTCGAATGGGCTTACATGACTTACATGTTGAACAACAACGTCAACATTAGTGCTGGCCGCTTACGTATGCCACTTTTCAAATACTCAGCATCTCTTGATATCGGTTACTCTTACCACTGGTTAACACCACCTGATGCAATTTACGGTATCGACTTTAACAATATCGATGGTGTTCGCGTTGATTACACGAATTACTCGGGTGATTGGGAATACGGCGCTCAGCTAACTATGGGACGTGTTGAAACTGATACGACGATTTCAGGTACGCCTGCAGCGCTAGATCTAAAAAATGTAGTGGCAGTTTCTTTTGAGGCGACACGTGACTGGTTCAGCGCTCGTACCTTGCTTGCACGCGGTACGACTAGTGCTGCGAATGAAGATTTTGACTCGTTCATAGACGGAATGTCGGCGTTCGGCGCAGTTATTCCCAATGCGTCTGCTGCGGCTGAAGGCTTCAGTGTAAATGATGATACTGGGACCTTTTTTGAAGTAGCAGTTGATATCGACAAGTACGATTGGTTTGTAGGCGCAGAATTCACCCAGACTGAGGTTGATGGTTCTGTTATCGCTGATAATAAAGCGTGGTACGTTACTGCGGGTATGCGCTTCGGCAAGTTTACGCCGCACATTACCTATGAAGTTGAAGAAGCGGATAACGGTACTCAGCTTGGTCTAGTAGCTGCGCTTCCTTCTACTATCTCTACTGGAGATGCGGTTACCGATGCGACTTGGGCTTCTATCTATCAAGGTGCTGCCGGCATTGCTGCTCAACAAGAGCTAGATGTATCAGCGGTTACTGTAGGCCTTCGCTACGATGTTGAACCAGGCTTTGCACTTAAGACCGATGTAACTTGGTACTCAGACGACCTAAATGATCTAAATGATGCAACTCTGCTTAAAGTTGGCGTAAATTATACGTTCTAA
- a CDS encoding methyl-accepting chemotaxis protein, which yields MNFLKKMPIATKIFLIPGIAALSFIIYLLITVYTALNNGATLEKVQKVQFPALQLSASTLVDMQKVRDTLASAVTTGDQDTLTVAKELAEEAKKGLNQIANISPEFRSDIARISSGFDKYFDVAYDVSQSMVNGTADFSRLGELSAQMNQSYDGAIAAMSQFRDAQQTAFEESFENTDSANTSLISTGVILAIVVTVLLFATAVPIVRGIKQSIDDVVRSLKDIAQENGDLTVRIDTKSEDEIGELVYWFNQFMDKLQGVVRDVVEASLPLSNLAQNLRGVTEETQRTIDVQQKSATNAKQAVDTMSGSVDGVAHSAAQAASDANEATTAASEGRQIVQQTVTSIQQLAENVRETADVIGRLESDSNKVGSVLDVIKGIAEQTNLLALNAAIEAARAGEQGRGFAVVADEVRTLASRTQQSTEEIQSTIEQLQSAAHSAVEVMARGTEQATNSVETANKAGSSLETITSTIGRINQMNEQIAHNTEDQRTVAVDIVRHVDEIHQRTEQTASRSGELGTMCNELADLAQHLESIAKQFRV from the coding sequence ATGAACTTTCTAAAGAAAATGCCAATTGCGACTAAGATCTTTCTTATACCGGGGATCGCAGCGCTAAGTTTTATTATTTATTTGCTTATCACTGTTTACACTGCGCTCAATAATGGCGCAACGCTAGAAAAAGTACAGAAAGTTCAATTCCCAGCCTTACAGTTATCGGCATCGACATTGGTCGACATGCAAAAAGTGCGTGATACCCTCGCGAGCGCGGTAACAACAGGTGATCAAGATACCCTTACCGTGGCGAAAGAGTTAGCCGAAGAAGCGAAGAAAGGGCTTAATCAAATAGCGAACATCAGCCCGGAATTTCGTTCAGATATCGCTCGTATATCTTCAGGTTTTGACAAATATTTTGACGTCGCCTACGACGTTTCACAGTCTATGGTAAATGGCACAGCTGACTTTAGTCGGTTGGGCGAACTGTCGGCACAAATGAACCAGTCTTATGACGGCGCGATTGCCGCTATGTCACAGTTTCGCGACGCACAACAAACCGCGTTCGAAGAATCGTTTGAAAATACAGATAGCGCTAATACTTCGCTTATTAGTACAGGCGTTATTTTAGCTATTGTTGTAACCGTTTTGTTATTTGCCACAGCAGTGCCTATTGTGCGCGGCATTAAGCAGAGTATTGATGATGTCGTTCGTTCTCTTAAAGATATTGCGCAAGAAAATGGCGACTTAACAGTTCGTATTGATACAAAGAGTGAAGATGAAATTGGTGAGCTGGTATACTGGTTCAATCAATTTATGGATAAACTTCAAGGTGTAGTACGTGACGTGGTTGAAGCGAGCTTACCGCTATCGAACTTAGCGCAAAACCTTCGCGGCGTAACTGAAGAAACTCAGCGCACCATTGATGTACAACAGAAGTCTGCAACAAATGCTAAGCAAGCGGTAGATACTATGAGCGGCTCTGTTGATGGCGTTGCACATAGTGCAGCCCAAGCAGCAAGTGACGCCAATGAAGCGACTACAGCGGCAAGTGAAGGTCGTCAAATCGTACAGCAAACCGTGACTAGTATTCAGCAGCTTGCTGAAAACGTGCGCGAGACAGCTGACGTTATTGGGCGCTTAGAGTCTGACTCAAACAAAGTCGGTTCAGTGCTAGATGTAATCAAGGGCATAGCGGAACAAACCAACCTACTTGCACTTAACGCGGCTATCGAGGCAGCAAGGGCCGGTGAACAAGGGCGAGGCTTTGCGGTAGTCGCCGATGAAGTAAGAACGCTCGCATCGCGTACCCAACAGTCTACAGAAGAAATTCAGAGCACTATAGAACAGCTTCAAAGCGCTGCACATTCGGCGGTTGAGGTAATGGCTCGTGGCACCGAACAAGCCACAAATAGCGTTGAAACCGCCAATAAAGCGGGTAGCAGCTTAGAGACGATTACCAGTACAATCGGTCGCATCAATCAAATGAATGAGCAAATTGCCCACAACACTGAAGATCAGCGCACTGTTGCGGTTGACATTGTACGTCACGTTGATGAAATTCATCAGCGCACTGAGCAAACTGCAAGTCGTTCAGGTGAATTGGGAACTATGTGTAATGAACTTGCTGACCTTGCGCAACACCTCGAGTCAATTGCTAAGCAGTTTAGGGTGTAG
- a CDS encoding class II aldolase/adducin family protein, which translates to MFSLPTLSLKGKVSEQEWQTRIDLAACYRLVADMRWGDLIYTHISAKVPGTDHYLVNAFGLTFEEVTASNLVKVDLDGNILDDTPYGINPAGFTIHSAIHEVRHDAQCVIHLHTLATISVASVKGGLKPWSQYSMFSLPSLSYHSYEGLAVDDSEKKRLQDDLGDTNHMLLPNHGGLTLGPTVGDAFMRFYDLQRACEIQLALMQSNEEVIEIPQSIIDGIYAQANVVHSGETGGQKAWPAMLRKAYKLDPSFCE; encoded by the coding sequence TTGTTTTCACTGCCAACGTTAAGCCTAAAAGGCAAAGTATCTGAACAGGAATGGCAAACCCGTATCGATTTAGCCGCATGCTACCGATTAGTGGCTGATATGCGATGGGGCGATCTTATCTATACTCACATTTCCGCCAAGGTTCCGGGCACAGACCATTATCTTGTTAACGCCTTTGGGCTTACCTTTGAGGAAGTTACGGCTTCTAACCTGGTCAAAGTCGACTTAGACGGCAATATACTTGACGACACACCCTATGGGATTAACCCGGCCGGATTCACTATTCACAGTGCAATTCACGAAGTGCGCCACGACGCCCAGTGCGTTATCCACCTACATACGTTAGCTACCATCTCTGTGGCTTCGGTGAAAGGCGGATTGAAGCCCTGGAGTCAATATTCAATGTTTTCGCTTCCTTCGCTTTCTTATCACAGCTATGAAGGCTTGGCCGTAGACGATAGCGAAAAGAAGCGTTTGCAAGACGATCTTGGCGATACTAATCATATGCTTTTGCCTAACCATGGCGGTTTAACCCTTGGCCCAACGGTTGGCGACGCCTTTATGCGCTTTTACGATTTACAGCGTGCGTGCGAAATTCAGCTTGCCCTGATGCAGTCTAACGAAGAGGTTATCGAAATACCGCAAAGCATTATTGATGGTATATACGCCCAGGCAAATGTGGTTCACAGCGGCGAAACAGGCGGACAAAAAGCATGGCCTGCCATGCTGCGCAAAGCCTATAAATTAGACCCAAGTTTTTGCGAATAA